The following coding sequences are from one Roseburia hominis A2-183 window:
- a CDS encoding helix-turn-helix domain-containing protein, translating into MDYMTLKEAAEKWGVTPRRVNYYCAGGRIPGAVKMAGVWLIPKNTEKPIDGRTKQGKELRHE; encoded by the coding sequence ATGGACTATATGACATTGAAAGAGGCCGCCGAAAAGTGGGGCGTGACACCTCGTAGGGTAAATTATTATTGCGCCGGAGGGCGCATCCCCGGCGCTGTGAAGATGGCTGGTGTTTGGCTGATCCCAAAGAACACAGAAAAGCCGATTGACGGAAGGACAAAACAAGGGAAGGAGTTGCGCCATGAATAA
- a CDS encoding TnpV protein codes for MSKLTYIRCGDYDIPNLKLSEQPETSIGKYGRMRKSYLKEHRPILYNHLLMSEKLYPHLLEIERTAQGRVETMLPHMMEVAGVTEELKACHPMRWVGLMNTLTAQIEEILIRELICS; via the coding sequence ATGAGTAAGTTGACTTACATTCGTTGTGGAGATTATGATATACCCAACCTAAAACTTTCTGAACAGCCGGAAACTTCTATCGGCAAGTACGGCAGAATGCGAAAATCCTACCTAAAGGAACATCGCCCCATTCTCTACAACCATCTGCTGATGAGCGAGAAGCTGTATCCACACCTGTTAGAGATTGAGCGGACAGCACAGGGGCGTGTGGAAACCATGTTGCCTCACATGATGGAAGTTGCGGGTGTCACGGAAGAACTGAAAGCCTGTCACCCTATGCGTTGGGTGGGGCTGATGAACACATTAACGGCACAGATTGAGGAAATTTTAATCAGGGAACTGATTTGCAGCTGA
- a CDS encoding response regulator transcription factor, with protein sequence MNKILIIDDDRELCALIKRSVQAENIEADFCNTGKEGLQKLKEQEYQLVVLDVMMPGMDGFETLEEIRKENSLPILMFTSKNDSISKVRGLRAGADDYLTKPFDMDELIARIASLIRRYTRFNHQAGAVQKLDFDGLQIDLENRSVTTENGTFELPPKEFDLLLYCAKHQGKILTKQQIYEEVWGEEYFYDDSNIMAIISRLRKKLEVNPSSPKYIQTVKGIGYRFNKEV encoded by the coding sequence ATGAATAAAATCCTGATTATAGATGATGACAGAGAACTGTGTGCTTTGATTAAACGCAGCGTACAAGCAGAAAACATAGAAGCTGATTTTTGTAATACTGGAAAAGAGGGTTTACAGAAATTAAAAGAGCAGGAATACCAGCTTGTAGTGCTGGATGTGATGATGCCCGGTATGGATGGCTTTGAAACGCTGGAAGAAATCCGCAAAGAGAACAGCCTGCCGATTTTGATGTTCACATCCAAAAATGACAGCATTTCTAAAGTGCGGGGCTTACGAGCCGGGGCGGACGATTATCTGACAAAACCGTTTGATATGGACGAACTGATTGCCCGTATTGCGTCCCTCATTCGCCGCTACACCCGTTTTAATCATCAAGCCGGAGCTGTGCAAAAACTGGATTTTGATGGATTGCAAATTGACCTTGAAAATCGTTCTGTTACGACGGAAAATGGCACTTTTGAACTTCCACCAAAGGAATTTGATTTGCTCCTGTACTGTGCAAAGCATCAAGGGAAAATTTTGACAAAACAGCAGATTTATGAGGAAGTTTGGGGCGAAGAATATTTCTATGATGACAGTAACATTATGGCGATTATCAGCCGACTTCGTAAAAAATTAGAAGTCAATCCTTCAAGCCCAAAGTATATACAAACGGTCAAAGGGATTGGCTACCGGTTTAATAAGGAGGTGTAG
- a CDS encoding sensor histidine kinase: MEIIVFLSIVIAVVAVLTSIVLIRRVKKQIAEMTDALVDVKDGNGNRRILSATNELTAPLAYEINEIVVAYESRLSTVRQTEETNRQLMTSLSHDVRTPLTTLIGYLDAAHKGLVTGKDRDDYIETARRKAHDLKEYIDVLFDWFKLNSNEFALEIQSVEAAELTRNILIDWIPIFEDKQVEYDIDIPEQPVRVRLDMDSYMRIVNNLIQNVIAHSHADKIKIALSKKENNMELLLADNGVGIEKEDLKHIFERLYKCDKGRSEKGSGLGLSIVHQLVEKMGGSITVESLPGKGTEFMLLFPLEI; this comes from the coding sequence ATGGAAATTATCGTATTCTTGTCCATTGTGATTGCTGTTGTGGCTGTATTGACTTCCATCGTTCTCATTCGGCGCGTAAAAAAGCAAATCGCAGAAATGACCGATGCACTGGTTGATGTGAAAGACGGAAATGGCAACCGGCGTATTCTATCTGCAACAAATGAACTGACAGCACCTCTTGCCTATGAAATCAACGAGATCGTTGTGGCCTATGAAAGCAGACTTTCAACTGTACGGCAGACAGAAGAAACCAACCGCCAGCTTATGACGAGCCTTTCCCACGATGTGCGAACGCCCCTTACTACTCTGATTGGGTATCTTGACGCTGCACACAAAGGACTGGTCACAGGAAAAGACCGGGATGATTATATTGAAACCGCCCGCCGGAAAGCCCATGATCTGAAAGAATATATTGATGTACTCTTTGACTGGTTCAAGTTAAATTCAAACGAGTTTGCTTTGGAGATCCAGAGCGTTGAGGCCGCAGAGCTGACAAGAAATATCCTCATTGACTGGATACCGATTTTTGAGGATAAACAGGTTGAGTATGACATCGATATTCCCGAACAGCCTGTCCGGGTAAGATTGGATATGGACAGCTATATGAGGATCGTCAACAATCTCATTCAAAATGTAATTGCTCACAGCCATGCAGACAAAATCAAAATTGCCCTGTCAAAGAAGGAAAATAACATGGAGCTGCTGCTGGCGGATAATGGAGTGGGAATTGAGAAGGAAGATTTGAAACACATTTTTGAACGGCTCTATAAGTGTGACAAAGGACGCTCTGAAAAAGGCAGCGGACTTGGTCTTTCTATTGTCCATCAGCTTGTAGAAAAGATGGGTGGGAGTATAACAGTTGAAAGTTTGCCGGGAAAAGGAACTGAATTTATGTTGCTTTTTCCTTTGGAGATTTAA
- a CDS encoding helix-turn-helix transcriptional regulator — MAKVEDCPGFETFGADVKAAREAKRLARKTLAEMVGIEWRYLANIENQGAIPSLPVMIQLIKVCGLPVERYFNPEIMREESAQRQRVSHKLKLCPEQYLPIIEGAIDGALKMEQTAKQKEDA; from the coding sequence ATGGCGAAAGTTGAAGATTGTCCCGGTTTTGAAACCTTCGGTGCAGATGTCAAAGCCGCACGAGAGGCAAAGCGTTTGGCACGAAAAACATTGGCAGAAATGGTTGGGATTGAATGGCGGTATCTTGCCAACATTGAGAATCAAGGTGCGATTCCGAGCCTGCCTGTGATGATCCAGTTGATTAAGGTCTGCGGACTTCCCGTAGAGCGATATTTTAACCCGGAGATCATGCGGGAAGAAAGCGCACAGCGGCAGCGGGTCAGCCACAAGCTGAAGCTCTGTCCTGAACAATACCTGCCGATTATCGAAGGTGCCATAGACGGGGCGCTCAAAATGGAACAGACTGCGAAGCAGAAGGAGGACGCATAA
- a CDS encoding ABC transporter ATP-binding protein translates to MDTNYIIETKNLTKQYGSQKSVADLNIHVKRGRIYGLLGRNGAGKTTTMKMLLGLTKPTSGEVKIWGKSLQGNEKKLLPRIGSLIESPGFYPNLTGTENLRIFATLRGVPNNHAIKDALDLVGLPYKDKKLFSQYSLGMKQRLAIALAVMHDPELLILDEPINGLDPIGIAEVRSFIRELCDARGKTILISSHILSEISLLADDIGIIDHGALLEEESLAELEQKSSKHIRFTLSDTAQAARILERNFHENHFSIQDDHNLRLHNLDLPVGKIVTAFVENGLEVSEAHTCEESLEDYFKRVTGGEGIA, encoded by the coding sequence ATGGATACAAATTACATCATTGAAACAAAAAATCTGACGAAGCAATATGGCTCGCAAAAGAGTGTGGCTGACTTAAATATCCATGTGAAGCGTGGGAGAATTTATGGTCTGCTTGGCAGAAACGGAGCCGGAAAAACCACTACCATGAAAATGCTGTTGGGCTTAACGAAGCCGACTTCCGGAGAGGTCAAAATCTGGGGAAAGTCTTTACAGGGGAATGAAAAGAAATTGCTGCCCCGTATCGGCAGCTTGATTGAGTCCCCCGGTTTTTATCCCAATCTGACCGGCACAGAAAACCTGCGTATTTTTGCTACTCTGCGGGGTGTACCAAACAATCATGCCATCAAAGATGCTCTGGATTTGGTAGGACTTCCCTACAAAGATAAAAAACTCTTTTCTCAGTATTCTCTTGGTATGAAGCAGCGGCTTGCCATCGCCCTTGCCGTTATGCACGATCCAGAACTTTTGATTTTGGATGAACCGATCAACGGTCTCGATCCTATCGGTATTGCAGAAGTACGCTCTTTTATTCGGGAGCTTTGCGACGCAAGAGGAAAAACCATTTTGATTTCCAGTCACATTCTTTCGGAGATTTCCCTGCTGGCTGACGATATTGGAATTATCGATCACGGCGCATTGCTGGAAGAAGAAAGCCTTGCTGAACTGGAGCAAAAAAGCAGTAAGCATATCCGGTTTACACTCTCTGATACTGCACAGGCGGCAAGAATTTTGGAACGCAATTTCCATGAAAACCATTTTTCCATACAGGACGACCACAATCTGCGCCTGCACAACCTTGATCTGCCTGTGGGGAAAATTGTAACTGCCTTTGTAGAAAACGGATTGGAGGTATCGGAGGCGCATACTTGTGAAGAAAGTCTTGAAGATTACTTCAAGCGTGTGACAGGGGGCGAAGGAATTGCTTAA